A genomic stretch from Candidatus Peregrinibacteria bacterium includes:
- a CDS encoding bifunctional 5,10-methylenetetrahydrofolate dehydrogenase/5,10-methenyltetrahydrofolate cyclohydrolase yields MTAILLDGKKTSEKLLVEAAKKIKTFPKKLKLVVVMVGADPASRVYVRKKLEACQNVGIISEKVEYPESVSEKELLGKIRELNSDDSVTGMIVQLPLPKHISTPQVIREINPHKDVDGFHAYNLGKMFLSPEFEDLPPATPGGIILFLEEYNISVSGMNVVVIGKSNIVGKPIAIMLLNREATVTVCHRHTKNLAEHTKNADIVIVAAGKPNLLTADMIREGAIVIDVGTNHLENGKLVGDVDFENVAKKAKYITPVPGGVGPMTVAKLILNTIRAYERSTK; encoded by the coding sequence ATGACCGCCATTCTTCTCGACGGGAAAAAAACTTCGGAAAAACTCCTTGTGGAAGCTGCAAAAAAAATAAAAACGTTTCCAAAAAAATTAAAACTCGTGGTTGTTATGGTTGGGGCTGATCCGGCAAGTCGTGTATATGTACGAAAAAAGCTTGAGGCGTGTCAAAATGTGGGAATTATTTCTGAAAAAGTAGAGTATCCCGAAAGCGTTTCTGAGAAGGAACTTCTCGGGAAAATTCGCGAACTTAATTCGGATGACTCTGTAACAGGGATGATTGTCCAACTCCCATTGCCAAAACACATTTCCACACCGCAGGTTATTCGGGAGATTAATCCCCACAAAGATGTGGATGGATTTCATGCCTATAATCTCGGAAAAATGTTTCTGTCTCCTGAATTCGAGGATCTTCCGCCTGCAACGCCGGGAGGAATCATTCTTTTTCTGGAGGAATATAACATTTCTGTATCAGGAATGAATGTGGTGGTTATTGGCAAATCAAATATTGTGGGAAAACCGATTGCAATTATGCTTCTCAACCGTGAGGCAACGGTGACCGTTTGCCATCGTCATACAAAAAATTTGGCAGAACATACGAAAAATGCAGATATCGTTATCGTTGCCGCTGGAAAGCCAAATTTACTTACAGCTGATATGATTCGAGAAGGGGCAATCGTCATAGATGTGGGGACGAATCATCTTGAAAATGGAAAACTTGTGGGAGATGTCGATTTTGAAAATGTTGCCAAAAAGGCAAAATATATCACTCCAGTTCCCGGTGGAGTTGGTCCGATGACGGTGGCAAAGTTGATACTAAATACCATTCGGGCGTACGAGAGAAGTACAAAGTAA
- the tmk gene encoding dTMP kinase: MFLVFEGLDGSGSTTQAKLLAEKLRALGKKVIHTSEPTDNAAGKLIRDALQGKWKISPEGLQLLFCADRAHHLEQEILPALNSDNIVICDRYIWSTLAYGSLNTDSKWLQELNKHFLKPDFTFLLQVPPKICLERIHKRGLPNELFEEEQKLKKVWETYEELVIFEKNSIALDGERKEEEILDEALAILRKKFPDEFSG, translated from the coding sequence ATGTTTCTCGTTTTTGAAGGTCTCGACGGCAGCGGCTCTACCACGCAAGCAAAACTTCTTGCAGAAAAATTGCGAGCACTCGGAAAAAAAGTCATCCATACGTCCGAACCGACGGATAACGCCGCTGGAAAACTCATTCGTGATGCACTTCAGGGAAAGTGGAAAATTTCGCCAGAAGGCTTGCAACTCCTTTTTTGTGCAGACAGGGCACATCATCTCGAACAAGAAATTCTGCCAGCGTTGAATTCGGACAATATCGTCATTTGTGATCGATATATTTGGAGTACTCTTGCTTATGGTTCCCTGAACACTGATTCTAAATGGCTTCAGGAGCTCAACAAACATTTTCTCAAGCCAGATTTTACGTTTCTTCTTCAGGTTCCTCCCAAAATTTGCCTCGAACGCATTCACAAAAGAGGTCTTCCAAATGAGCTTTTTGAAGAAGAACAGAAACTCAAGAAGGTTTGGGAAACTTATGAAGAACTCGTAATCTTTGAAAAAAACTCGATTGCTCTTGATGGCGAAAGAAAAGAAGAAGAAATTTTAGATGAAGCCTTGGCAATTCTTCGGAAAAAATTTCCTGATGAGTTTTCGGGATAA
- a CDS encoding 4-hydroxy-tetrahydrodipicolinate synthase produces MNTRTYAGTWTALITPFQKNGSIDEEALRKLVKRQIANGVTGIVPLGTTGESPTTNGIHEDPNVFEICEEEAHGKVLVMAGTGSNSTHEAILHTEFAKKAGADCCLVVCPYYNKPTQEGLRRHFLEVANVGLPIIVYNIKGRTGVNMSTETLMVIAEHEMIQGVKEASGDLDQIREVIKNRPDDFTVLSGDDGLTLEVMKMGGDGVISVASNIVPKEISEMVNCALSGNFEEAEKIDTYLRDMFGKLFLETNPIPVKYVVSKIGLCELQYRLPMCEPSEESQKILDTMMHSYSLI; encoded by the coding sequence ATGAACACACGAACATACGCCGGCACATGGACTGCTCTTATCACTCCTTTCCAAAAGAACGGAAGTATTGATGAAGAAGCTCTTCGAAAGCTCGTAAAAAGACAAATTGCAAATGGTGTCACTGGAATTGTTCCGCTTGGTACCACTGGAGAATCTCCTACCACGAATGGCATTCATGAAGATCCAAATGTCTTCGAAATCTGTGAGGAAGAAGCCCATGGAAAAGTCCTGGTAATGGCGGGAACTGGGAGCAACTCAACTCACGAAGCCATTCTCCACACAGAATTTGCCAAAAAAGCCGGAGCGGATTGCTGTCTCGTCGTGTGTCCATATTATAATAAACCGACTCAAGAAGGACTCCGAAGACATTTTTTGGAAGTCGCAAATGTTGGACTTCCCATTATTGTCTACAATATCAAAGGAAGAACTGGAGTGAATATGTCGACCGAAACACTGATGGTGATTGCTGAGCACGAAATGATCCAAGGAGTAAAAGAAGCGAGCGGAGATCTCGACCAAATTCGCGAAGTGATTAAAAACCGTCCGGACGATTTTACCGTTCTTTCTGGTGATGATGGACTCACTCTTGAAGTCATGAAAATGGGCGGCGATGGTGTTATTTCTGTTGCGAGTAACATTGTTCCAAAAGAAATTTCAGAAATGGTGAACTGTGCTCTTTCGGGAAACTTCGAAGAAGCGGAAAAAATCGATACGTATTTGCGAGATATGTTCGGAAAACTCTTTCTTGAGACAAATCCGATTCCCGTGAAATATGTAGTATCAAAAATAGGGCTTTGTGAATTACAATACCGACTGCCGATGTGTGAACCAAGTGAAGAATCTCAAAAAATTCTTGATACAATGATGCATTCTTATTCCCTCATTTGA
- the dapB gene encoding 4-hydroxy-tetrahydrodipicolinate reductase has product MNIALLGYGSMGKSIHRIALERGHIVSAIIDPNAPEANFREIIPEALLGINLVLDFSHGFAVQKNIKICLKSEVSLLVGTTGWYEKLPEIRKQIESGKIGFLWSSNFSLGIHLYFRIIAETAKLIGAFDEYDIWGHEIHHCNKSDSPSGTTKTLEKILLENIPRKKSIVEEKLDRRREDDEIHFSSVRGGVVNFAHTIGFDSAADKILITHEARNRDGYALGAVKAAEWLQGKKGYFEMEDYLREILNFKL; this is encoded by the coding sequence ATGAACATTGCACTTCTTGGTTACGGCTCAATGGGAAAATCGATTCATCGGATTGCTCTTGAGAGAGGACACATTGTTTCAGCGATTATAGATCCAAATGCGCCGGAAGCAAATTTTCGGGAAATTATCCCCGAAGCACTTTTGGGAATTAACCTCGTACTCGATTTTTCTCACGGTTTTGCAGTTCAGAAAAATATTAAAATCTGCCTTAAGTCAGAAGTAAGCCTTCTTGTAGGAACCACGGGGTGGTATGAAAAACTTCCAGAAATTCGAAAACAAATTGAATCTGGAAAAATAGGATTTCTCTGGTCTTCGAACTTTTCTCTTGGAATACATCTCTATTTTCGCATCATTGCTGAGACTGCAAAACTAATAGGTGCTTTTGATGAGTATGATATTTGGGGACATGAAATTCATCATTGTAATAAATCGGATTCGCCTTCTGGAACAACAAAAACTTTGGAAAAAATTCTCTTGGAAAATATTCCCAGAAAAAAATCTATTGTGGAGGAAAAACTCGATCGTCGCCGTGAAGATGACGAAATTCATTTCTCTTCTGTTCGTGGAGGAGTGGTGAATTTTGCACACACAATTGGATTCGATTCTGCCGCGGATAAAATTCTCATTACTCATGAAGCGCGAAACCGTGATGGATATGCACTCGGCGCCGTGAAAGCTGCTGAATGGCTTCAGGGAAAGAAGGGATATTTTGAGATGGAGGACTACCTCAGAGAAATTTTGAATTTTAAATTATAA
- the lysA gene encoding diaminopimelate decarboxylase, which translates to MNPHVLRLPKNEILTAAEQFKTPFFLYSEAKIRENCRRYREAFREYFPDFQPFYAVKANPNPEILKIILEEGFYLDTSSPSEVFLAKKLNAHGMYTGNYTPPEELEYAKKQGLVLNLDDISMIPFLEKIGVPETLSFRINPGIGNGGMKSLVVAGPDAKFGMPFEKAAEAYSAAKKLGIQKFGIHMMTGSNILDASHFPKVVQKLFEVVAEIHSQTGIEIEFMNIGGGFGVPYAPEEKSLDMNAIAKEIHKVITDSCEKYSLKQPRLMAEPGRYITADAGWLISRILLRKESYKTFVGIDASSNDMPRPSIYGAYHHISVLNSTSSEEKVSVVGRICENNDQFAQDRILPISNIGDVVVIHNCGAHAYAMGHNYNGRMKHAEYLLQTDGKFRQIRRSETIEDLFATLNFE; encoded by the coding sequence ATGAACCCTCATGTTCTTCGCCTTCCAAAAAATGAAATTCTGACCGCTGCTGAGCAGTTTAAAACACCATTTTTTCTCTATTCAGAAGCGAAAATCCGGGAAAATTGTCGAAGGTACAGAGAAGCATTTCGTGAATATTTCCCAGATTTTCAGCCTTTTTATGCGGTAAAAGCGAATCCAAATCCTGAAATTCTCAAAATTATTCTCGAAGAAGGATTTTATCTTGATACTTCAAGTCCATCGGAAGTGTTTCTCGCTAAAAAACTGAATGCTCACGGAATGTACACCGGAAATTATACTCCTCCTGAAGAATTGGAATATGCGAAAAAACAGGGACTTGTGCTCAATCTCGATGATATCAGCATGATTCCATTTCTTGAAAAAATCGGCGTTCCAGAAACGCTTTCATTTCGAATAAATCCAGGAATTGGAAATGGGGGAATGAAAAGTCTTGTAGTGGCTGGTCCAGATGCAAAATTTGGAATGCCATTTGAAAAAGCGGCAGAGGCTTATTCTGCAGCCAAAAAATTAGGAATTCAGAAATTCGGAATTCATATGATGACGGGAAGTAATATTCTTGATGCCTCACATTTTCCAAAAGTCGTACAAAAATTGTTTGAAGTCGTGGCAGAAATACATTCACAAACTGGGATCGAAATAGAATTTATGAATATTGGCGGAGGATTTGGAGTTCCTTATGCGCCTGAGGAAAAAAGTCTTGATATGAATGCAATCGCAAAAGAAATTCACAAGGTTATTACGGATTCTTGTGAAAAATATTCGCTGAAACAGCCACGGCTTATGGCAGAACCGGGGAGGTACATTACCGCTGATGCGGGGTGGCTCATTTCTCGAATACTTCTTCGCAAGGAAAGTTACAAGACCTTTGTGGGAATTGATGCGAGTAGCAACGATATGCCAAGACCATCGATTTATGGAGCATATCATCATATTTCTGTCTTGAATTCTACGTCTTCGGAAGAAAAAGTTTCCGTGGTCGGAAGAATTTGTGAAAATAATGATCAATTCGCTCAAGATCGTATTCTTCCAATTTCAAATATTGGAGATGTTGTCGTAATTCATAATTGTGGAGCACACGCTTATGCTATGGGACACAATTATAATGGTCGGATGAAACATGCTGAATATCTTCTCCAAACTGACGGAAAATTTCGCCAGATTAGGAGATCGGAAACAATTGAAGATTTATTTGCGACTTTGAACTTCGAATGA
- a CDS encoding MerR family DNA-binding transcriptional regulator, whose translation MKKVITISEASRRLGVSIKTLRRWDKNGIFPSFRVSEKSHRYYFEQDIDLFGKDLFPLAEKWVQRKKGVEPESSLYCPTSDIFQSRLVHMQNALIKTENLSSPFSLIVAIAGEIGNNSFDHNLGNWRDLPGIFFGYNLKKGYIVLADRGQGILKTLQRVKPELQTHTEALQVAFTEIISGRAPESRGIGLKYVRKVVSAQALSLILETGDAQVFLQQGDQELSISEKIPGVHGCIALIQFHTS comes from the coding sequence ATGAAAAAAGTTATCACTATTAGCGAAGCCTCAAGGAGGCTTGGAGTATCTATCAAGACACTCCGCAGATGGGACAAGAACGGAATTTTTCCTTCATTTCGAGTTTCAGAAAAAAGTCATCGGTATTATTTTGAACAGGATATCGACCTATTTGGAAAAGACTTATTCCCTCTTGCTGAAAAATGGGTTCAGAGAAAAAAAGGTGTAGAGCCAGAATCTTCGTTATACTGTCCCACAAGTGATATTTTTCAAAGCAGACTTGTTCACATGCAAAATGCGCTTATTAAAACTGAAAATCTTTCTTCTCCTTTTTCCCTCATTGTCGCTATTGCGGGAGAAATAGGAAATAATTCTTTCGATCATAATTTGGGAAACTGGAGAGATCTTCCGGGTATTTTTTTTGGTTATAATCTCAAAAAGGGATATATTGTTCTCGCCGATAGAGGACAGGGCATATTAAAAACACTGCAAAGAGTAAAACCTGAGCTTCAAACTCATACTGAAGCACTTCAAGTAGCTTTTACGGAGATAATCTCAGGACGTGCGCCTGAATCAAGAGGAATCGGACTCAAATATGTGCGGAAAGTTGTTAGCGCTCAGGCTCTTTCACTCATACTCGAAACAGGGGATGCTCAGGTCTTTCTCCAGCAGGGAGATCAAGAACTCTCCATTTCAGAAAAAATCCCCGGAGTTCATGGATGTATAGCGCTGATACAATTTCATACTTCATAA
- a CDS encoding aspartate-semialdehyde dehydrogenase, which translates to MNSKNIVIVGATGAVGHEMISCLHQLHFPVGKLRLIASEKSVGKMIETPFGGLPLETLSEEIFEESDIALFSAGNDVSKMWREKVIQKNCLMIDNSSAFRYENDVPLVIPEINSKFAKHHSGVISNPNCTTAIAAMVLWPLHQKFGLKKILMSTYQATSGAGAKGMQELIDQTKTVLDHCKGDFEKIQENPVQGRYFSHQIAFNIIPHIDSFQENGYTKEEMKVAWELCKIFGDESLKISCTAVRIPTLRAHSESIVIETEHQIDPNSARKILEKTPGVVLRDDPKQNIYPMPIHASGKHDVEVGRIRQNLIFGDHGLEFFISGDQLLRGAALNAVKIAELFLK; encoded by the coding sequence ATGAATTCAAAAAATATAGTTATTGTTGGCGCCACGGGAGCAGTTGGACATGAAATGATTTCCTGCCTTCACCAACTTCATTTTCCGGTGGGGAAACTCCGACTCATAGCTTCGGAAAAATCTGTGGGGAAAATGATAGAAACTCCATTTGGAGGATTGCCACTCGAGACACTTTCAGAAGAAATTTTCGAGGAGAGCGATATCGCTCTTTTTTCCGCTGGAAACGACGTGAGTAAAATGTGGAGAGAAAAAGTCATTCAAAAGAATTGCCTCATGATCGACAACTCTTCTGCATTTCGATACGAAAATGATGTTCCACTCGTAATTCCCGAAATTAACTCAAAATTCGCAAAACATCACTCTGGAGTCATCAGCAATCCGAATTGTACGACTGCAATTGCCGCAATGGTCCTTTGGCCACTTCATCAAAAATTTGGACTCAAAAAAATTCTTATGAGTACATATCAAGCAACGTCTGGAGCTGGAGCAAAAGGAATGCAGGAACTTATTGATCAAACAAAGACCGTGCTCGATCATTGCAAAGGTGATTTTGAAAAAATTCAAGAAAATCCTGTTCAGGGTAGATATTTTTCACATCAAATTGCATTTAATATCATTCCTCACATTGATAGTTTTCAGGAAAATGGCTACACGAAAGAAGAAATGAAAGTTGCATGGGAACTTTGCAAAATTTTTGGAGATGAATCCTTGAAAATTTCCTGTACTGCAGTTCGTATTCCTACTCTTCGCGCTCACAGTGAATCCATCGTCATTGAAACTGAACATCAAATTGATCCCAATTCCGCTCGGAAAATTCTTGAGAAAACTCCTGGAGTCGTTCTTCGTGACGATCCGAAACAGAATATCTATCCGATGCCAATTCATGCTTCCGGAAAACATGATGTGGAAGTTGGACGAATTCGGCAAAATCTCATATTTGGCGATCATGGACTCGAATTTTTTATTTCTGGAGATCAGCTTCTCAGAGGAGCCGCTCTCAATGCGGTAAAAATTGCAGAATTATTTTTGAAATAA
- a CDS encoding DUF4325 domain-containing protein, translated as MLIIQLKKFGTTLTSRPAGKEAFAAFQPILRNINLDTRIRIDFDEVLVLGPSWADEFLTPILEKYKDRVTLDNTENPSVQATLELLQDIKKKQE; from the coding sequence ATGCTGATCATACAATTAAAAAAATTTGGGACTACTCTTACTTCAAGACCCGCAGGAAAAGAAGCTTTTGCAGCTTTTCAGCCAATTTTGAGGAATATAAATCTCGATACACGTATCAGAATAGATTTTGATGAAGTTTTGGTACTTGGTCCTTCTTGGGCGGATGAATTTTTGACTCCTATCCTAGAAAAATATAAAGACCGAGTAACACTCGACAATACGGAAAATCCTTCTGTTCAGGCAACTTTAGAACTCCTTCAGGACATAAAGAAAAAACAGGAATAA
- a CDS encoding aminotransferase class I/II-fold pyridoxal phosphate-dependent enzyme gives MLLARSDRLQNIKPYAFAEINKKVAALKKAAQKGTAKSPIDFGVGDPTEPTPDFVIQNLQKFGEKHARTGYPFYTGNQNFREAAVEYMKRRFQVELDPETEICSSIGSKESVFNFPLAFLNPGDIVICPSPGYPPYKTGTILAGGEPYFVPLLAHNKFLINYESIPEEICQKAKIIWINYPNSPTGAIAERTYYQALIAWAKKHDIIIAADEGCYIDIYFEKKPISILEVAREGIVAFYSLSKRNNMTGYRVGFMCGDARIISIYKNLKTHIDSGTPSIMQEAGILALKDDDHVESMRKMYFKKRNILTKALRNMRLDVAEPDATFYIWQKVPSGMSDVEFAEKLLDPNIAIVVTPGSLISDECTGGVNPGNGYVRFALMPTMEEIEEATERLKVL, from the coding sequence ATGCTTCTAGCTCGTTCTGATCGTCTGCAAAATATTAAGCCCTACGCTTTCGCGGAGATCAATAAAAAAGTTGCTGCACTGAAAAAAGCTGCACAAAAAGGCACAGCGAAGTCTCCGATAGATTTTGGAGTTGGAGACCCGACAGAACCAACTCCCGACTTTGTGATTCAAAATCTTCAAAAGTTTGGAGAAAAACATGCTCGAACTGGATATCCATTTTATACCGGAAATCAAAATTTTCGTGAAGCAGCAGTGGAATATATGAAGAGGCGTTTTCAAGTCGAGCTCGATCCAGAAACAGAAATTTGCTCCAGTATTGGTTCCAAAGAGTCAGTTTTTAATTTCCCACTCGCATTTTTGAATCCCGGTGATATCGTGATTTGCCCTTCCCCTGGATATCCTCCATACAAAACGGGGACAATTCTTGCTGGAGGAGAGCCGTATTTTGTTCCGCTGCTCGCACACAATAAATTTCTTATCAATTATGAATCGATCCCAGAAGAAATCTGTCAGAAAGCGAAAATCATTTGGATCAATTATCCGAATTCTCCCACGGGCGCTATTGCCGAGAGAACTTATTATCAAGCACTTATTGCTTGGGCAAAAAAACACGACATCATCATTGCGGCAGATGAAGGATGCTATATCGACATTTATTTTGAAAAAAAACCAATTTCGATTTTAGAAGTGGCGCGTGAGGGAATCGTGGCGTTTTATTCACTCAGCAAAAGAAATAATATGACCGGTTATCGTGTCGGATTTATGTGTGGCGATGCACGTATTATCAGCATCTATAAAAACCTGAAAACTCACATTGATTCTGGAACGCCATCAATTATGCAGGAAGCCGGAATTCTCGCGCTGAAAGATGATGATCATGTTGAGAGTATGAGAAAAATGTATTTCAAAAAACGAAATATCCTCACGAAAGCACTTCGAAATATGAGACTTGATGTTGCTGAACCTGATGCAACATTTTACATTTGGCAAAAAGTTCCGAGCGGGATGAGCGATGTGGAATTTGCAGAAAAACTCCTCGATCCAAATATTGCGATTGTGGTTACTCCCGGAAGCCTGATTTCTGATGAATGCACTGGTGGCGTTAATCCAGGGAATGGATATGTCCGTTTTGCCCTGATGCCCACCATGGAAGAAATAGAAGAAGCAACGGAGAGACTGAAGGTACTGTGA